One Archangium violaceum genomic window, CTACGTCGAGGGCCGCCGCGCCGGCCGCACCGATCCCCTTCCTCCCGTCGCCTATCGCTCGCCCGCGGATCTCCTGCGCGACCTGGAGATCATCGAGCGCTCCCTCATCGAGGCCAAGGCCCGGCAGGGCGGGTTGCGCAAGGTGCGCCGCCTCGTCTCCCTGGTCCAGGCCATGGGCTTCCACCTGGCCGAGCTGGAGGTGCGTGCGCCCGCGGACGACGCACGCAGCGCCGCCGCGTCGCTGGAGGGCGGGCCCGCGCCGACCGAGGGCGGTGCCCGGTTGCTGGCCGTGTTGCAGCGGATGCGCGAAGCCCAGGCCGAGTCGGGCGAGGGGTGCTGCCGCACGCTCATCCTCTCCATGGCCTCCAGTGCCGAGGACGTGCTCGCCGCCTTCTCGTGCGCGCGCAAGTCCGGCCTGTGGGACGAGGGGCGCGGATGCGCCACGGTGGACGTGGTGCCGCTCTTCGAGCAGCTCGGCGCACTCGACGATGGCCCCCGCATCCTACGCGAGCTGTTCGCCCACCCCGAGTACCGCCAGCACCTGCAAGCCCGGGGCGTGCAGGAGGTGATGGTGGGGTACAGCGACTCGGGCAAGGAGGTGGGGCTGCTCGCCGCCAGCGCGGCGCTCTACCGGGCCCAGTCCGCGCTCACCCAGGTGGCCCACGAGGCGGGGGTTCGCCTGCGCCTCTTCCACGGCCGCGGCGAGACGGTTGCCCGGGGTGGTGGCCCCGCGCACGAGGCCATCCTCGCGCTCCCGCCCGGCAGTGTCGCGGGCACGTACAAGGCCACCGAGCAGGGCGAGGCCCTGGATCACAAGTACGCCCGGCCCGAGCTGGCCCGGCGCACGCTGGAGCTGGTGCTCGGCGGGGTGCTGTTGCACTCGCTCGATGCGCAGCCGCGCGTGGCTTCCGAGGAAGAGGGCCCGTTCCGCGCCGCCTTCGACGAGCTGGCGGAGATCGGCCGCCGCGCCTACCGCGCGCTCGTCTGGGAGGACCCGAGCTTCGTGCCGTTCTTCCAGTCCGCCACGCCCATCGAGGAGATCGCCGCGCTCCCCATCGGCTCGCGGCCCAGCAAGCGCGCCGCCGGAGGACTGGAGTCCCTGCGCGCCATCCCCTGGGTGTTCGCGTGGACGCAGAACCGCGCCATCCTGCCGGGCTGGTACGGCGTGGGCTCGGCGCTGGAGGAGTACGGATCGAGGCCCGAGGGGCTCGCACTGCTCAAGCGCATGTACCGCCAGTGGCCCTTCTTCCACACCGTCATCGACAACGTGGCCATGGTGCTGGCGAAGTCGGACATGGCCATCGCCTCCCGGTACGCGGCGCTGGCGCCGGAGTCCACGCGCCCGCTGTGGGAGCGCATCCGCGCCGAGTACTCGCGCACCCGCCGTTGGGTGAAGCGGGTGACGGGCGAGTCGCGCCTCCTGGAGGGCAACGCGCAACTGCGGCAGAGCATCGCGCTGCGCAATCCCTACGTGGACCCCATGTCCTTCCTCCAGGTGGAGCTGATGCGGCGCAAGCGGGCAGGGGAGGCGAACTGCGATCGCTCGCTGCTGCTCACGCTGAGCGGCATCGCCGCGGGCATGCGCAACACCGGGTGAGCCGTATCCCGGTCCGTTCTCGGTGCGAGGGGGCTGCGTCGTCTCTCCCCTCGCTCAGTCGGAGTATCCGTTCGCGCGAGAGACGGGAGCACTGGTGCTGGAGATGGCCAGGGCCTTTCCCTTCTCCGGCAGGGGATGCATCGAGAAGCCGAACGCCTCCGGGTTCGACTGGAAGGCGAGGAACTCCGCGTCCCGGGCGAATCGCGGGTGCTTGCGAAGCGCGTCATCCAGGAGGATCAGCCCGATCTCGTGCTTCCGGAGGAACTCTCCGAAGGGCTCCTGGCCGGCGTTCAAGTACACCCGGCGATAGCGAGGACCCAGGTAGGCGTCATATCCGCCCTGCGCCTCGATCATGCCGAGGCTCTTCCCGGGTTCCAGCCGCTCCGTCAGACGGAGGGCCGCGATGGACCGCACCATTCGCAGGTGCTCATCCGTTCTTCCGGGTGATGCGCCGAGTGAGAGGTCCGGGGTGACCACCAAGAGCCCGAGTCCCAACAGCACGCCGAGTACCCGACCCACGGGCTCGCGCTCATCCCACGTTCCCAGGACGGAACCGAGTGTGGCCAGGACGGCCGCGACCATCACCCCCTGGATGATGAGGTAATGGGTCCGGGGTTGGATCAGGATGGCGGACAACACGATGGGGATTTCCACGAGCAACAGCATCCCGATGATGCGTTGGAGCCGTGGCTCCGCCATCGCCGCTCGGAAACGTCTCCACCGCCACGCCAGCAGCGCCATCTGCCAGCCCACGGCCACGAGCAACAGCAGGCGCCCCACACGCTCCACCGTCCACGCCCCGGCCACCGCCGAAGTGCCCCCATACCCCGCGAAGAAGAGACCCACGGAGACGACGAAGTAGCGCTTCAGGTTGACCCCGAGGTGCCAGAAGAACTCCCGCGGGTTGCTCCTGAGCGCGGCACCGACGCTGTCCACGTTCCCGAAGACGGAGTGGATCACCTGATCGCATTCACCCCAGGCGTCGATGGGGAGCTGGGTGCGCGCGACGTAATTGACGGCGAAGTGCTGGCAGAAGGCATAGAACCGCCGGTTGCTCGTGTTGCCAAACGGGTTGCCCAACACCAGGAGCAGCACCAGCGTGATGAGCCCGAAACCCGCGACGAGGAACGCGGCTCGTGGGAGCGCGGCGCGGCCCTCGCCGAGCACCTTCCTGCCCACGAGGAACAGGAAGACGGCGGTGGTGAGGAGGAAGGCCACGAAGAACTCCGGGCGGGCGAAGGACGCCAGCAGCAGCCCCCCCGCCACCACGGCCCAGAAGCCCTCCTTCGACTCGACGAAGGAGGCGACGAGCCACACGGCCAGCAGGACGAGGAGGGCGAGGAGCGTCGGCCTCGGAAGGGTGTGGGGGGCCGCCGACAGCAGGTAGATGGCCGAGCCGAGGAGCGCGAGTGTCGGCCTCGCCCCCATTCTCCGCATGAAGGCGTAGGAGCCTCCCACCGTGAGCAGGAGCAGGAGCTTGTGGTTGGCGTAGTAGAGCGCCACCGGGTCCACCCAGACGCGGGACAGGGCGGAATACCAGATCGAGTACAGCGGCCCCCACTCCGCGTTGGGGAGGGAGCTCCAGGACAGAATGAGTCCCCGGCGCAGGTAGTCCGCCTCGTCCCACATGCCGAGGTCGAGGACCTGCTCGATAGCGTGAACCAGCTTCCAGGACGCGAGGAGCAGGACACCGAGGCATCCGACGTCCACGAGCAGGGGATACCGGGAGGGGAGTACGCGAGCCGCCATGGCGGCGCGAGGGCTAGCAGGGCCCTCTTCCCGGTTCTACCCGCTCCACGGAAGGAATGTCCTGGAGCGTACTCGCGAGGCGCTCTTCAGGGCTTGGGTAGCCGCTCTCTCTCGCGTGGGGTCATTTCATGGCGCAGCACGCGCAAGGAGGTCGGCGTCCATGCGATCTCGTACAGCCGCCCCTGCTCGTCGATGAAGGACTGGTTCAGGAGCTGCACCACGAAGTCCTGCCCTGCCTGCCCTCGAACCCGATTCGCCGGAAGCGGGCTGGAGCCGAGCGGGAGCACCTCTCCCGTCTTCCGAGCGAAGAAGAACGCCTTGCCCGTGCGCTCCTGCTGGTACCACTCACCCTCCGGCGGGCGAGTGTAGGAGGCGCGCTGCTCCACTCCAAAGATGTCTCCCCGGCCGGGGATGCCGATGAGGCCTGGCCCTGGAGCTCCCGCGGCCTTGATAGCCGCGTGGGTGCCATCCGAGATGCGCAGGAAGCGGGCCGATGGGCTGGAGGGCGCCTCCAACACTCCACCGTCCACCCGGATGATCTGAC contains:
- a CDS encoding phosphoenolpyruvate carboxylase, which encodes MSPIRHIDLQLRRDVRLLGRLLGEVLIEQEGQSLFDLEERVRHLSIQRRRGPKSERRAAATQLAALLREMPLGQAEPVLRAFSTYFRLVNLAEQHHRMRRSREHALSQQGPQRSSLEAVMLALRQAGVPASRVRELLLSMRVTLTLTAHPTQASRRTVLEKTYRLARLLENRDRGHLTPREKADTHLSMREEITALWQTDELRRERPTVGDEVKNVLWYVEEVLGEQLALMPETLDWAFERAYGEPLGVLATPVRLHSWVGGDMDGNPLVTPDVLADTLRAHRARGLRNMMNQVAQLGWVLTQSERHAFVSKELRASLEKDAADLPEVMARYGPRTVGEPWRRKLRFIEARLQAALAYVEGRRAGRTDPLPPVAYRSPADLLRDLEIIERSLIEAKARQGGLRKVRRLVSLVQAMGFHLAELEVRAPADDARSAAASLEGGPAPTEGGARLLAVLQRMREAQAESGEGCCRTLILSMASSAEDVLAAFSCARKSGLWDEGRGCATVDVVPLFEQLGALDDGPRILRELFAHPEYRQHLQARGVQEVMVGYSDSGKEVGLLAASAALYRAQSALTQVAHEAGVRLRLFHGRGETVARGGGPAHEAILALPPGSVAGTYKATEQGEALDHKYARPELARRTLELVLGGVLLHSLDAQPRVASEEEGPFRAAFDELAEIGRRAYRALVWEDPSFVPFFQSATPIEEIAALPIGSRPSKRAAGGLESLRAIPWVFAWTQNRAILPGWYGVGSALEEYGSRPEGLALLKRMYRQWPFFHTVIDNVAMVLAKSDMAIASRYAALAPESTRPLWERIRAEYSRTRRWVKRVTGESRLLEGNAQLRQSIALRNPYVDPMSFLQVELMRRKRAGEANCDRSLLLTLSGIAAGMRNTG